A window from Micromonospora profundi encodes these proteins:
- a CDS encoding carbohydrate ABC transporter permease — MTTLDQPTVSTPTPTTGRDRPVRRELGIANTLSHGFLLLWGLLTVLPLLWMFLSSFKSNGEILADPWGLPGALHWDNWARAWTGAHIGRYFLNSLVVVAGSVSLTMLTGATAAYVFARYEFRGRQFVYYLFVGGLMFPVFLALVPLFFVVRNAGLFGTWTGLILVYSAYSLPFTVFFLTAFFRTLPTSVAEAAMVDGCGHFRLFFRVMLPMARPGLISVAIFNFLSHWNQFLLPQVLMQGDESKWVLAQGLFALSVSQGYAGDYARLFAGLSIAVLPVLAVYVAFQRQVQAGLTAGQLK; from the coding sequence GTGACCACTCTGGATCAGCCCACCGTCTCCACGCCGACGCCGACCACCGGGCGGGACCGCCCGGTGCGGCGGGAACTCGGCATCGCCAACACCCTCTCGCACGGCTTCCTGCTGCTCTGGGGTCTGCTCACAGTCCTGCCGCTGCTGTGGATGTTCCTCAGCTCGTTCAAGAGCAACGGCGAGATCCTCGCCGACCCGTGGGGGCTGCCCGGGGCGCTGCACTGGGACAACTGGGCGCGGGCCTGGACGGGCGCGCACATCGGCAGGTACTTCCTCAACAGCCTCGTCGTGGTCGCCGGCTCGGTCAGCCTGACCATGCTGACCGGCGCCACCGCCGCGTACGTCTTCGCCCGGTACGAGTTCCGCGGCCGGCAGTTCGTCTACTACCTGTTCGTGGGCGGGCTGATGTTTCCGGTGTTCCTCGCCCTGGTGCCGCTGTTCTTCGTGGTCCGCAATGCCGGGCTGTTCGGCACCTGGACCGGCCTGATCCTCGTGTACTCGGCGTACTCACTGCCGTTCACCGTGTTCTTCCTTACGGCGTTCTTCCGGACCCTGCCCACCTCGGTGGCGGAGGCCGCCATGGTCGACGGCTGCGGCCACTTCCGGCTCTTCTTCCGGGTGATGCTGCCGATGGCGCGTCCGGGATTGATCAGTGTGGCGATCTTCAACTTCCTCAGCCACTGGAACCAGTTCCTGTTGCCGCAGGTGCTGATGCAGGGCGACGAGTCGAAGTGGGTGCTCGCGCAGGGGCTGTTCGCGCTGTCGGTCAGCCAGGGCTACGCCGGCGACTACGCGCGGCTCTTCGCCGGGTTGAGCATCGCGGTGCTGCCGGTGCTCGCCGTCTACGTGGCCTTCCAACGCCAGGTTCAAGCCGGCCTCACCGCAGGCCAACTCAAGTAG
- a CDS encoding MurR/RpiR family transcriptional regulator, translating into MSEHEVDTTAGTAVVDADVFDRRGTLGSASDGVLARVRSGLGELTGALRRVAEHVLSDPEAAARSTIVELAERSGTSPATITRFCRAMGFEGYADLRLGIASETGRARSAGWTVDIGREIQPGDPLARVLDQIMAADTRAMHDTAALLDLVEVERAAVAIAGANRVNIFGASGSALVGEEMQFSLHRIGVAAWAWNDVHEGLASAALLRTGDVALGISHTGQTRETIEMLAEAGSRGATTLALTGFPRSPLAELADIVLLTASQATTFRPDALSARHPQLVVLDLLYIAVAQRTHDRAHAAFRRTAQAVDGHKAAKGATS; encoded by the coding sequence ATGAGTGAACACGAGGTGGACACCACCGCGGGGACCGCGGTGGTCGATGCCGACGTGTTCGACAGGCGCGGCACGCTCGGGTCCGCCTCGGACGGGGTGCTGGCCCGGGTCCGCAGCGGCCTCGGCGAGCTGACCGGCGCGCTGCGCCGTGTCGCCGAGCACGTGCTGAGCGACCCGGAGGCTGCCGCCCGATCCACGATCGTGGAGCTCGCCGAGCGCAGCGGCACCTCGCCGGCCACCATCACCCGCTTCTGCCGGGCAATGGGCTTCGAGGGCTACGCGGACTTGCGACTCGGCATCGCCTCCGAAACCGGCCGGGCCCGCTCCGCCGGTTGGACCGTCGACATCGGCCGGGAGATCCAGCCGGGCGACCCCCTCGCGCGGGTCCTCGACCAGATCATGGCCGCCGACACCCGGGCCATGCACGACACCGCCGCGCTGCTCGACCTCGTCGAGGTGGAACGGGCGGCGGTGGCGATCGCCGGCGCCAACCGGGTGAACATCTTCGGCGCCAGCGGCAGCGCGCTGGTCGGCGAGGAGATGCAGTTCAGCCTGCACCGCATCGGCGTGGCCGCGTGGGCCTGGAACGACGTGCACGAGGGCCTGGCAAGCGCGGCGCTGCTGCGTACCGGCGACGTGGCGCTGGGCATCTCCCACACCGGGCAGACGCGGGAGACCATCGAGATGCTGGCCGAGGCCGGCAGCCGGGGCGCCACCACCCTCGCCCTCACCGGCTTCCCCCGCTCACCACTTGCCGAACTGGCCGACATCGTGCTGCTCACCGCCAGCCAGGCCACCACCTTCCGGCCGGACGCGCTCTCCGCCCGCCACCCCCAGTTGGTGGTGCTCGACCTGCTCTACATCGCCGTTGCCCAGCGCACCCACGACCGCGCCCACGCGGCCTTCCGGCGTACCGCGCAGGCCGTCGACGGGCACAAGGCCGCGAAGGGAGCCACTTCATGA
- a CDS encoding sugar isomerase domain-containing protein has protein sequence MISAQGYADAVRPVLDRLLDSEADGITRAADLIADSLRAGGVLQAFGAGHSEGFAAELVARAGGLVPTNRLSVRDLVVHGDAPRDVLADPKLERDPCIAHQIYDLAAPQPRDVFVVASQSGINGSVVELAALVTERGHPLIAVTSVEHTARVAPRHPSGHRLADLADVVLDNGAPYGDALLPLEGGGAVCAVSSVTTALLAQLLTAEVVRRFHQAGEVPPIYLSANVPGGDEHNLALESRYAGRLRRTA, from the coding sequence ATGATCAGTGCCCAGGGGTACGCGGACGCGGTCCGCCCGGTGCTCGACAGGCTGCTCGACTCCGAGGCGGACGGGATCACCCGGGCCGCCGACCTGATCGCCGACAGCCTGCGCGCCGGTGGTGTGCTCCAGGCGTTCGGTGCCGGGCACTCCGAGGGGTTCGCCGCCGAACTGGTCGCCCGGGCCGGCGGGCTGGTCCCCACCAACCGACTCTCGGTACGGGACCTGGTGGTGCACGGCGACGCCCCGCGCGACGTGCTCGCCGACCCCAAGCTGGAGCGCGACCCCTGCATCGCCCACCAGATCTACGACCTCGCGGCACCTCAGCCGCGTGACGTGTTCGTGGTGGCGTCCCAGTCCGGCATCAACGGCTCGGTCGTCGAGCTGGCCGCGCTGGTCACCGAGCGCGGTCACCCGTTGATCGCAGTCACCTCCGTCGAGCACACCGCACGGGTCGCCCCACGGCACCCGTCCGGTCACCGACTCGCCGACCTCGCCGACGTCGTACTGGACAACGGCGCGCCGTACGGCGATGCACTGCTGCCGCTCGAGGGCGGCGGCGCGGTCTGTGCGGTCTCCTCGGTCACCACGGCGCTGCTGGCGCAGCTGCTGACCGCGGAGGTCGTACGACGGTTCCACCAGGCCGGGGAGGTACCCCCTATCTACCTCTCCGCCAACGTCCCCGGTGGGGACGAGCACAACCTCGCCCTCGAGTCGCGGTACGCCGGGCGTCTCCGGCGCACCGCCTGA
- a CDS encoding N-acetylglucosamine kinase has product MSDTVVIGLDIGGTSTRATALTLTGERLGTGRAGGGNPTSHGAEQAATELLTALRGALAGTDPARVAAGTIGLAGAARLHADPAGRAAFDRAWHDAGLRCPYAVHGDALVAYASGTADPDGTVLIAGTGAITAQVRDLRLDRVADGHGWLLGDAGSGFWLGREAVRRLLADLDTGRTPGELTTAVLIELMGSADIAARPRDTVDATIQAVTRRPPVELARLAPLVVTAATAGEPVANALIAEAAAHLAASVGRIRPAGATTPVVLGGGLLTGDTPLGTAVRAEVARRWPDAPLRTAGDGAAAAAWLAARDLAEVTDPAALHARLFPIP; this is encoded by the coding sequence ATGTCCGACACCGTCGTGATCGGGCTCGACATCGGCGGTACGTCCACCCGGGCGACCGCCCTGACCCTCACCGGTGAACGCCTCGGCACCGGCCGCGCCGGCGGTGGAAACCCCACAAGCCACGGTGCCGAACAGGCCGCCACCGAACTGCTGACCGCGCTACGCGGGGCGCTCGCCGGCACCGACCCGGCCCGGGTCGCCGCCGGCACCATCGGGCTCGCCGGAGCCGCCCGCCTGCACGCCGACCCCGCCGGCCGGGCCGCCTTCGACAGGGCCTGGCACGACGCAGGCCTCCGCTGCCCGTACGCCGTGCACGGCGACGCCCTCGTCGCGTACGCCTCCGGCACCGCCGACCCCGACGGAACGGTGCTCATCGCCGGCACCGGGGCCATCACCGCCCAGGTCCGCGACCTGCGGCTGGACCGCGTCGCCGACGGCCACGGCTGGCTGCTCGGCGACGCAGGATCGGGCTTCTGGCTCGGCCGCGAAGCCGTCCGCCGGCTCCTCGCCGACCTGGACACCGGCCGTACCCCCGGTGAGCTGACCACAGCGGTGCTCATCGAACTGATGGGCAGCGCCGACATCGCCGCCCGCCCACGGGACACAGTGGACGCCACCATCCAGGCCGTCACCCGACGACCCCCCGTCGAGCTGGCCCGACTCGCCCCGCTTGTCGTCACCGCCGCCACCGCTGGCGAGCCCGTGGCGAACGCACTGATCGCCGAGGCCGCCGCGCACCTGGCGGCCAGCGTCGGACGGATCCGCCCGGCCGGGGCCACGACACCCGTCGTGCTCGGCGGCGGTCTGCTCACCGGGGACACCCCGCTCGGCACGGCCGTCCGCGCCGAGGTCGCTCGACGTTGGCCGGACGCGCCGCTACGCACCGCCGGCGACGGCGCCGCCGCGGCGGCGTGGCTGGCCGCCCGCGACCTGGCCGAAGTGACCGACCCGGCCGCCCTGCACGCCCGCCTCTTCCCGATCCCCTGA